The DNA segment CAGGGACTTGACCTGGGCGAGCAGGGAGGCCGCGCCGGGGGCGGGCCGGCGGGAGGCGGGGACGTGCTCCCGGGCCGATTCGGTGGCGAAGGCCGCGGGGCCGGTGACACCGGCCAGGAGGATTGCGGAGAGAGCGGTTGACGCCAGACGCCGCGCGGATGAACCACGCATGGGTGTTCCTTTCACAGTGGCAGGGGTGCCTGTCTTCACCGTTGGACCCGCCATTGCTTCACGCAACCGCTCGAACACCCGGCGTGAACCGTTCGAGGGAAAGGAAGCGGGAAGGAAGCAGAAAGGAGAACGGAAAGGAACCGGAACAAACCGGCCGTCCACCCGCTGACGAAGCGCGGGTGGACGGCCGGCCGAAGGACTGCGACCCGACGTCAGTCGCTGGCGCAGGTGTTGCCGAACGCCGGGTTCAGCAGACCGATGACGTCGATGGTGTCACCACAGACGTTGACCGGGACGTGGACCGGGACCTGGATGGCGTTGCCCGACAGCAGGCCCGGGGAGTGGGCGGCGAGGGCGCCCGCGCCGGAATCGGCGGAGGCCGCGCCGGCGGCGCCGGCGACGGCAGCGACAGCGGCGGAGGTCAGGACCAGACCCTTCGCGATACGCGACATGGAGTGATGCTCCTTGGAATCGACACAACATCAGGGCGGGATGCCCGATGTTGTGTCAACGCGCCATGCTTCAGACGGTTGTGCCGCCAATGGGGTGATGAGCGCCGAGCGGGCCTTCACATGTCCGACACACTTGCACTGTTTCTTCGCATAAGCCCGTTCGGTCACTAATGTTGCCGACCTCTTCCGCTCGCGCGAAAGGCACCGCCGGTCATGCGCAACTCCTCGGAACCGCCGTCACGTTCGGCGGTGGGCAGAGGCGGCGCGCGCGATCCGCGCGCGCTCTCCCTCAAGCGCCGTCGCACGCCGGGAGCACGGAACGGCATCGCCTGTCCGGCGGACGACGTAGCGCGTTCCACGTCCATCGGACCGGAACGCGTACCGGCGCGGCGGATGTCCGCCTACGCCATCCCGCTCGGCCACGGCCCGGAAGTGACCCATCTCGGCTCCGCCGCGCGAGGCGGTGGTGACCAGCCGGGCTTCCTGCTCGTTCCTCCGGGGGACGCGGCGAGGGCCGGAGCGCTCGTCGCCGCCGTGGACGCCCGGCAGTGAGACGCGTTCCCGACAGCAGCCCCGAGCGCCCCCCGTGAGCGAGGTAACCCGCGAATGCACCAGCCAGCCCCCGATCCCCGGCCACGGGTCCTGCATCTCGCGCAGCCCGTCGACGGCGGTGTCGCCCGGGTCGTACGGGACCTCGTGCGAGCCCAGATCGCGGCGGGCCTGCGGGTCACGGCCGGCTGCCCCGGCGGCGAACTCGCCGCGGAGCTGCGGGAGCTGGGCGCGGACGTACGGCACTGGCGGGCCGGCCGGTCGCCGGGTCCCGGTCTGCCCGGGGAGGTACGGCGGCTCGCGCGTCTGGTCGAGGAAGTGCGGCCCGAACTGGTGCACGCGCACAGCGCCAAGGCCGGACTTGCCGCCCGGCTCGCCGTACGCGGACGGGTCCCGACCGTGTTCCAGCCGCACGCGTGGTCGTTCGAGGCGGTCGGCGGGACCACCGCCGCGCTCGCCCTGCGCTGGGAACGGTGGGGGGCGCGCTGGGCGGACCGGGTGGTGTGCGTCAGCGAGGCGGAGCGCGCGACCGGCCTGCGCGCCGGGGTGCACGCCCCGTACACCGTCATCCCGAACGGCGTCGACCTCACCCGCTTCCGACCCGCGCCCGCCGGGGCCGACCGCGCCGCCCTCCTGCCGGACCCGGATCTGGACTTGGACCCGAACGCGAACCCGGACCCGAACCCGGACCTGGACCCAGTCCAGAACCCCGACCCGGCGCGGCCGCTCGTCGTCTGCGTCGGGCGGTTGTGCCGGCAGAAGGGCCAGGACGTGCTGCTGCGGGCCTGGGACCAGGTCCTGCGGGCGGTGCCGGACGCGCGTCTGGTGCTGGTCGGCGACGGCCCCGACCGGGAGTCCCTGCGCCGACAGGCCGGTCCCGCCGTGCGGTTCACCGGTGCCGTCCCGGATCCGCTGCCCTGGTACCGCGCCGCCGACCTGGTGGTGCTGCCCTCGCGCTGGGAGGGCATGGCCCTCGCCCCGCTGGAGGCGATGGCCTGCGCGCGGCCGGTCGTCCTCAGCGATGTCGACGGCGCCCGCGAGAGCCTGCCGCCCGCCCTCGCGGCGCGCTGCCTGGTCCCGCCGGAGGACCCCTCGGCGCTGGCCGGGGCCGTCGCCGGACTGCTGTCCGACGCACCGCTGCGCGCGTCGCTCGGCGACCGGGGACGCCGGCACGTCCTGTCCACGCACGACGTACGGCACACCGCCGCAAGGGTCGCGGACCTGTACCGCGAACTCCTCGGCACCCGGCCGCCCGTGCCCTCCGAGTGCAGGGAGTCCATCCACTCGTGACCACGGAAAGCACCGCCCCCTCCCCCGGCGCGCCCGGCGCGCAGCCGTGGGACCCCGGGTTCCCGCCCGTCTCGCTCGCGCCGGCCCGCCCGGCCCGCGGCTTCCGGTTCCCGGTGCGGCGCCCGCCCGCGCGGCCCGCCTCACCGCTGCCGCTGCTCGCCGCCGACGCGGTGGCCGCGCTGGCGGGCGCGGTGGCCCTGGACGAGGCCGCGCGCGACCCGCTCCTGGTCGGCGTGCTCGTGTCCGCCGCGCTGCTGCTGCGCCCGCGCTCTGCACGGGCGGTGCCCGGTGCCCTCGACGGACTGCCCGGTGTCCTCGACGAACTGCCCGTCGTCTGCGGCCGGATCGCGGTCGTCTGGCTCGCCCTCGGCGCGCTCCTCGCCGCGTACGAGCCCGCCCGCGCGCTGTCCGCCCCGACCCTGCTGCTCGGCTGGGCGCTGCACGCGGCGGTTGCCTGCGCGGGCCGCGGCGCGGTGCGCCGGCGGCGCCGGGCCGCCCGGCTGCGGCGGCCGCGGACGGCGCTGGTCGTCGGCCCCGCCGCGACCGCGCAGCGGGTGGCGGCCGCGCTGCTGCGGGACCCGCGCTGCGGGGTGCGGCCAGTGGGCGTGGTCACGGACCACCCGGACGGCAGCGGCGGGCTGCCCGTGCTCATCACCGGCGAGCAGGTGGAACGGGCGCTCATCCAGAACGGGGTGCGGGCCGTGTTCACCGTCGATCCCGCCGTACGCACCGGGAGGGGTCCGCTGCTGCGGGCGCTGGCCGAGTCGGGCTGCGCGGTGTGGGAGGTCGACGCGGACTTCCCGGCGTTCGAGACGCGCGACCGGCTCGCCGGGTTCTCCGTCCGCCGTCTGGACCTGGGGACGCGGCGGCGCGGCAGCGCGGGCAAGCGGCTGCTGGACGTCATGGTGTCCGGGGTCCTGCTGGTGATGGTCAGCCCGCTGCTGCTGGTGTGCGCGGCGGTGCTCAGGCTGACCGACGGGCCCGGCGTCGTCTTCCGGCAGGAGCGCGTCGGCAAGGACGGACGTCCCTTCACGCTGCTGAAGTTCCGCACCCACCGCCCGGTCGACGAGCACGAGGCGGCGACCCGGTGGAGCGTGGCGGGCGAGCGGGAGATGGGCCGCTTCTGCCGCTTCCTGCGGCAGGCGTCGCTGGACGAGCTGCTCCAGCTGTGGAACGTCTTCCGGGGCGACATGAGCCTGGTCGGCCCGCGCCCCGAACGGCCGTATTTCGTGAGCCTGTTCAGTCAGGCCCATCCCGGCTACGCGGCCCGGCACCGCATGCGGACCGGCATCACAGGCCTCGCCCAGATCAACGGGCTGCGCGGTGACACCTCGATCGAGGACCGGGCCCGCTTCGACAACGCCTACATCGACAACTGGT comes from the Streptomyces sp. NBC_00820 genome and includes:
- a CDS encoding chaplin; the encoded protein is MSRIAKGLVLTSAAVAAVAGAAGAASADSGAGALAAHSPGLLSGNAIQVPVHVPVNVCGDTIDVIGLLNPAFGNTCASD
- a CDS encoding exopolysaccharide biosynthesis polyprenyl glycosylphosphotransferase, with the protein product MTTESTAPSPGAPGAQPWDPGFPPVSLAPARPARGFRFPVRRPPARPASPLPLLAADAVAALAGAVALDEAARDPLLVGVLVSAALLLRPRSARAVPGALDGLPGVLDELPVVCGRIAVVWLALGALLAAYEPARALSAPTLLLGWALHAAVACAGRGAVRRRRRAARLRRPRTALVVGPAATAQRVAAALLRDPRCGVRPVGVVTDHPDGSGGLPVLITGEQVERALIQNGVRAVFTVDPAVRTGRGPLLRALAESGCAVWEVDADFPAFETRDRLAGFSVRRLDLGTRRRGSAGKRLLDVMVSGVLLVMVSPLLLVCAAVLRLTDGPGVVFRQERVGKDGRPFTLLKFRTHRPVDEHEAATRWSVAGEREMGRFCRFLRQASLDELLQLWNVFRGDMSLVGPRPERPYFVSLFSQAHPGYAARHRMRTGITGLAQINGLRGDTSIEDRARFDNAYIDNWSLWQDVCILLRTATALVRSTGS
- a CDS encoding glycosyltransferase family 4 protein, whose protein sequence is MHQPAPDPRPRVLHLAQPVDGGVARVVRDLVRAQIAAGLRVTAGCPGGELAAELRELGADVRHWRAGRSPGPGLPGEVRRLARLVEEVRPELVHAHSAKAGLAARLAVRGRVPTVFQPHAWSFEAVGGTTAALALRWERWGARWADRVVCVSEAERATGLRAGVHAPYTVIPNGVDLTRFRPAPAGADRAALLPDPDLDLDPNANPDPNPDLDPVQNPDPARPLVVCVGRLCRQKGQDVLLRAWDQVLRAVPDARLVLVGDGPDRESLRRQAGPAVRFTGAVPDPLPWYRAADLVVLPSRWEGMALAPLEAMACARPVVLSDVDGARESLPPALAARCLVPPEDPSALAGAVAGLLSDAPLRASLGDRGRRHVLSTHDVRHTAARVADLYRELLGTRPPVPSECRESIHS